From the Streptomyces sp. KMM 9044 genome, one window contains:
- a CDS encoding O-methyltransferase, with protein sequence MSGFPAPTDKVTPRQPRGQERVITANRQTSWAFADAYVAEDEALHWARDRAREAGLRSVSPGTGAALRLLAATVDAKAVAEIGTGCGVSGIHLLHGMRPDGVLTTVDQEPEHQQSARQSFRTAGFAANRARFIPGRALDVLPRLADSGYDLVFCDGDRLEYQDYLAESLRLLRPGGLVAFEGVFANGRTVDSGPQPTEVLRLRELVRALRESQEMVSSLLPVGDGLLCAVKR encoded by the coding sequence ATCAGTGGGTTCCCGGCGCCAACGGATAAAGTCACGCCGAGGCAACCACGGGGACAGGAGAGGGTCATTACCGCCAACCGGCAGACGAGCTGGGCGTTCGCGGACGCCTATGTCGCCGAGGACGAGGCGCTGCACTGGGCCCGGGACCGGGCCCGTGAGGCAGGGCTGCGCTCGGTGTCGCCCGGTACGGGTGCGGCCCTGCGGTTGCTCGCGGCCACCGTGGACGCCAAGGCGGTCGCGGAGATCGGCACCGGCTGCGGCGTCTCCGGGATCCACCTGCTGCACGGTATGCGGCCGGACGGCGTGCTGACCACGGTCGACCAGGAACCGGAGCACCAGCAGTCGGCCCGTCAGTCCTTCCGTACGGCGGGCTTCGCCGCCAACAGGGCCCGCTTCATCCCGGGCCGGGCACTGGATGTCCTGCCCCGTCTCGCGGACTCCGGCTACGACCTCGTCTTCTGCGACGGCGACCGGCTCGAGTACCAGGACTATCTCGCCGAATCGCTGCGTCTGCTGCGTCCGGGAGGCCTGGTCGCCTTCGAAGGGGTCTTCGCGAACGGCCGGACGGTGGACTCCGGCCCACAGCCCACCGAGGTGCTGCGGCTGCGGGAACTGGTGCGGGCCCTGCGCGAGAGCCAGGAGATGGTGTCGTCCCTGCTGCCCGTGGGTGACGGACTGCTCTGCGCGGTGAAGCGGTAG
- a CDS encoding DUF3117 domain-containing protein, whose amino-acid sequence MAAMKPRTGDGPLEVTKEGRGIVMRVPLEGGGRLVVELTPDEADALGDALKKVVG is encoded by the coding sequence ATGGCGGCCATGAAGCCGCGAACGGGTGATGGCCCGCTCGAGGTGACCAAGGAGGGGCGGGGCATCGTCATGCGCGTTCCGCTCGAAGGCGGCGGTCGGCTCGTCGTCGAGCTGACCCCGGACGAGGCCGATGCGCTCGGCGACGCCCTCAAGAAGGTCGTCGGCTGA
- a CDS encoding anti-sigma factor family protein, translating to MSGSRPKPAEAHLAEQHLGDRLSALVDGELGHDARERVLAHVATCAKCKSEVDAQRRLKSVFAQVAPPPPSESFLARLQGLPAGGDLGGPPPAGNGLPGDPPVQLGGTPGAFGPGGGRGERFEFAYTPARRSSPLLASPLGVDRADRSFRIHDVSRHEQDRSSPRGMRFAAAAAGAVSLAAIALGGVAAVTPTDAEVRGPGNGSNVTPLRSQGSTAATAPESQRRRGAVPLLGQLHGQSALGDAPAAPTRTSAPLLPGVSPPAPRHDSPLAAAPVMVGGAPMAPLTAPLVLSEWETAPGLKTPGGFPAAAVSSPPVPTGATAAPAPVASSRTIR from the coding sequence GTGAGCGGTTCACGGCCGAAACCTGCCGAGGCACACCTCGCAGAGCAGCACCTGGGAGACCGCCTTTCCGCCCTGGTGGACGGAGAGCTCGGTCATGACGCGCGTGAGCGCGTACTGGCGCACGTCGCCACCTGTGCGAAGTGCAAGTCGGAGGTGGACGCGCAGCGCCGCCTGAAGAGCGTCTTCGCACAGGTCGCGCCCCCGCCCCCGTCCGAGAGCTTCCTGGCCCGTCTCCAGGGCCTTCCTGCAGGCGGTGACCTCGGCGGCCCGCCGCCGGCCGGCAACGGACTGCCGGGCGACCCGCCCGTGCAACTCGGCGGGACGCCCGGAGCCTTCGGGCCCGGCGGCGGGCGCGGCGAGCGGTTCGAGTTCGCCTACACACCTGCCCGGCGGTCCTCCCCTCTGCTCGCGTCCCCGTTGGGCGTGGACCGGGCGGACCGGAGCTTCCGTATCCATGACGTCAGCCGGCACGAGCAGGACCGGTCCTCCCCACGCGGAATGCGGTTCGCCGCGGCGGCGGCGGGAGCGGTGTCCCTCGCGGCGATCGCCCTCGGCGGCGTCGCCGCCGTCACCCCCACCGACGCGGAGGTCCGTGGTCCGGGCAACGGCAGCAACGTGACGCCGCTGCGCAGCCAGGGCAGCACGGCGGCGACAGCGCCCGAGTCGCAGCGACGCCGGGGTGCGGTCCCGCTGCTGGGTCAACTGCACGGGCAGAGCGCGCTGGGCGACGCCCCGGCCGCCCCGACCCGTACGTCCGCGCCGCTGCTCCCCGGGGTGTCACCGCCCGCCCCCCGGCACGACAGCCCTCTGGCGGCCGCCCCCGTCATGGTCGGCGGGGCGCCCATGGCCCCGCTGACAGCGCCGCTGGTCCTGTCGGAGTGGGAGACGGCCCCGGGGCTCAAGACCCCCGGCGGTTTCCCCGCCGCCGCAGTCTCGTCGCCTCCCGTCCCCACCGGCGCGACCGCGGCGCCCGCCCCCGTCGCCTCCTCCCGCACCATCCGCTGA
- a CDS encoding DivIVA domain-containing protein, whose protein sequence is MVMFLFLVVALAVVVAAVTLAVVGGGESGPLPDAAPDRLRDTLPLDRPVDRADVDALRFPLAARGYRMADVDDALSRLGAELAERDARIADMEAALAGARAVAARIAPDEPAARQEGDRT, encoded by the coding sequence ATGGTTATGTTCTTGTTCCTGGTCGTCGCGCTCGCCGTCGTGGTCGCCGCGGTGACCCTCGCGGTGGTGGGCGGCGGTGAGAGCGGCCCGCTGCCCGACGCGGCCCCCGACCGTCTGAGGGACACCCTGCCGCTGGACCGCCCGGTCGACCGCGCGGACGTGGACGCCCTCCGCTTCCCGCTCGCAGCCCGCGGCTACCGCATGGCCGACGTGGACGACGCGCTGAGCCGCCTCGGCGCCGAACTCGCAGAGCGCGACGCCCGGATCGCCGACATGGAGGCCGCGCTGGCCGGTGCCCGTGCCGTCGCGGCCCGCATCGCCCCGGACGAGCCCGCCGCCCGCCAGGAGGGAGACCGGACGTGA
- a CDS encoding TIGR00730 family Rossman fold protein, producing the protein MATGNPEGRQSPPEERRLGPVLRRRDQVQASTTDQRLLDGRAPSDWVHTDPWRVLRIQSEFIEGFGTLAELPPAISVFGSARTPVDSPEYEAGVRLGRGLVEAGFAVITGGGPGAMESANKGACEANGVSVGLGIELPFEQGLNSYVDIGLNFRYFFVRKLMFVKYSQGFVVLPGGLGTLDELFEALTLVQTQKITQFPIVLFGTEYWGGLVDWLRHTVIAQGKAADQDLLLIHVTDDVDEAVALVSKEAGR; encoded by the coding sequence ATGGCTACTGGCAACCCCGAGGGCAGGCAGAGCCCACCGGAGGAGCGGCGGCTGGGTCCGGTGCTCCGCAGGCGGGACCAGGTCCAGGCGAGCACCACGGACCAGCGGCTGCTGGACGGGCGCGCACCCTCGGACTGGGTGCACACCGACCCCTGGCGGGTGCTGCGCATCCAGTCGGAGTTCATCGAGGGCTTCGGCACCCTCGCCGAGCTGCCGCCCGCCATCAGCGTCTTCGGTTCGGCCCGCACCCCGGTGGACTCGCCGGAGTACGAGGCCGGCGTCCGACTCGGCCGGGGCCTGGTCGAGGCGGGGTTCGCCGTCATCACCGGCGGCGGCCCCGGGGCCATGGAGTCGGCCAACAAGGGCGCCTGCGAAGCCAACGGCGTCTCGGTCGGCCTCGGCATCGAGCTGCCCTTCGAGCAGGGGCTCAACAGCTACGTCGACATCGGCCTGAACTTCCGGTACTTCTTCGTCCGCAAGCTGATGTTCGTCAAGTACTCACAGGGCTTCGTCGTCCTGCCCGGCGGCCTCGGCACCCTCGACGAGCTCTTCGAGGCACTGACCCTGGTCCAGACGCAGAAGATCACCCAGTTCCCCATCGTCCTGTTCGGCACCGAGTACTGGGGCGGTCTGGTCGACTGGCTGCGCCACACGGTCATCGCCCAGGGCAAGGCAGCCGACCAGGACCTCCTCCTCATCCACGTCACGGACGACGTGGACGAAGCGGTGGCCCTGGTCTCGAAGGAAGCGGGCCGCTGA
- the sigE gene encoding RNA polymerase sigma factor SigE codes for MDRGGVLRRFLGSAGRPKSVNDTAADHSHAADPAQTAGFSTDADGQAWTPPTWEEIVSMHSGRVYRLAYRLTGNQHDAEDLTQEVFVRVFRSLSTYTPGTFEGWLHRITTNLFLDMVRRKQRIRFDSLGDDAAERLPSKEPTPQQVFNDTHFDADVQQALDTLAPEFRAAVVLCDIEGLSYEEIAATLGVKLGTVRSRIHRGRSQLRKALAHRSPQARAERRSFMPRVPALGGGGTST; via the coding sequence ATGGATCGGGGGGGAGTGCTGAGGCGCTTCCTCGGATCGGCGGGCAGGCCGAAATCCGTGAACGACACCGCTGCTGACCACAGTCACGCCGCTGACCCGGCCCAGACCGCGGGCTTCTCCACCGACGCGGACGGGCAGGCGTGGACTCCGCCCACGTGGGAGGAGATCGTCAGCATGCACAGCGGCCGGGTCTACCGGCTTGCCTACCGCCTCACCGGCAACCAGCACGACGCGGAGGACCTCACCCAGGAGGTCTTCGTCCGCGTCTTCCGCTCGCTGTCGACGTACACGCCGGGCACCTTCGAGGGCTGGCTGCACCGTATTACCACCAACCTCTTCCTGGACATGGTGCGCCGCAAGCAGCGCATCCGTTTCGACTCGCTGGGCGACGACGCGGCCGAGCGGCTCCCCAGCAAGGAGCCCACACCCCAGCAGGTCTTCAACGACACCCACTTCGACGCGGACGTCCAGCAGGCCCTCGACACGCTCGCGCCCGAATTCCGTGCCGCGGTCGTCCTCTGCGACATCGAAGGACTGTCGTACGAGGAGATCGCCGCGACTCTCGGCGTCAAGCTCGGCACGGTCCGGTCCCGGATCCACCGCGGGCGCTCCCAGCTGCGCAAGGCCCTCGCCCACCGCTCGCCCCAGGCGCGCGCGGAGCGCCGCTCCTTCATGCCGCGTGTTCCCGCACTGGGGGGAGGGGGCACGAGCACGTGA
- a CDS encoding Mrp/NBP35 family ATP-binding protein: MATEDAVREALATVNDPEINRPITELGMVKSVETGADGAVAVTVYLTVSGCPMRDTITQRVTDAVSRLEGVTRVDVTLDVMSDEQRKELANALRGGQTEREVPFAKPGSLTRVYAVASGKGGVGKSSVTVNLAAAMAADGLKVGVVDADIYGHSVPRMLGADGRPTQVENMIMPPSAHGVKVISIGMFTPGNEPVVWRGPMLHRALQQFLADVYWGDLDVLLLDLPPGTGDIAISVAQLVPNAEILVVTTPQQAAAEVAERAGSIAVQTHQKIVGVVENMSGLPCPHCGEMVDVFGTGGGQSVADGLTRTTGANVPVLGSIPIDVRLREGSDEGRPVVLSDPESPAGSALRSIAGKLGGRQRGLAGLALGITPKNKF; the protein is encoded by the coding sequence GAGCTGGGGATGGTCAAATCGGTGGAGACCGGTGCGGACGGGGCGGTCGCGGTCACCGTGTACCTGACGGTCTCCGGCTGCCCGATGCGGGACACGATCACGCAGCGGGTGACGGACGCGGTCTCCCGGCTCGAAGGCGTCACCCGGGTCGACGTCACGCTGGACGTGATGAGCGACGAACAGCGCAAGGAGCTGGCGAACGCCCTGCGCGGCGGCCAGACCGAGCGCGAGGTGCCCTTCGCCAAGCCGGGCAGCCTGACCCGGGTGTACGCGGTCGCCTCCGGCAAGGGCGGGGTCGGCAAGTCGTCGGTGACGGTGAACCTGGCGGCGGCGATGGCGGCCGACGGCCTGAAGGTGGGCGTCGTGGACGCCGACATCTACGGTCACTCGGTGCCGCGCATGCTGGGTGCCGACGGGCGTCCGACCCAGGTCGAGAACATGATCATGCCGCCGTCCGCGCACGGTGTGAAGGTCATCTCCATCGGCATGTTCACCCCGGGCAACGAGCCGGTGGTGTGGCGCGGTCCGATGCTGCACCGCGCGCTGCAGCAGTTCCTGGCAGACGTGTACTGGGGCGACCTGGACGTGCTGCTGCTCGATCTGCCGCCGGGTACCGGCGACATCGCGATCTCCGTCGCGCAGCTCGTGCCGAACGCCGAGATCCTGGTCGTCACCACGCCTCAGCAGGCGGCGGCCGAGGTGGCCGAGCGGGCGGGTTCCATCGCCGTGCAGACCCACCAGAAGATCGTCGGCGTGGTCGAGAACATGTCCGGCCTGCCCTGCCCGCACTGCGGTGAGATGGTCGACGTCTTCGGCACCGGTGGCGGCCAGTCGGTGGCCGACGGACTGACCCGGACCACGGGCGCGAACGTCCCGGTGCTGGGGTCCATCCCCATCGACGTGCGTCTGCGCGAGGGCAGCGACGAGGGAAGGCCGGTCGTCCTGTCCGACCCGGAGTCCCCCGCGGGTTCGGCACTCCGCTCGATCGCCGGCAAGCTCGGCGGGCGCCAGCGCGGCCTGGCGGGCCTGGCGCTGGGTATCACGCCGAAGAACAAGTTCTGA
- a CDS encoding sec-independent translocase, with protein sequence MFNDIGPLELVTLVILAVLVFGPDKLPKVIQDVTRTIRKIRDFSDSAKQDIREELGPEFKDFEFEDLNPKTFIRKQLDNDELGLQEIRSGFDLKKEMADVTDAVHGRAPESSQASSSSSAPAVGGRLDMTKKPEKAAVDDRPPFDADAT encoded by the coding sequence GTGTTCAATGACATAGGACCGCTCGAGCTGGTGACGCTCGTCATCCTCGCCGTGCTCGTCTTCGGTCCGGACAAGCTCCCCAAGGTCATTCAGGATGTGACCAGGACGATCCGTAAGATCCGCGACTTCTCGGACAGTGCGAAGCAGGACATCCGCGAGGAACTCGGCCCGGAGTTCAAGGACTTCGAGTTCGAGGACCTCAACCCCAAGACGTTCATCCGCAAGCAGCTGGACAACGACGAGCTGGGGCTTCAGGAGATCCGCAGCGGATTCGACCTGAAGAAGGAGATGGCCGACGTCACGGACGCCGTCCACGGCCGCGCCCCCGAGTCCTCCCAGGCCTCCTCGTCCTCCTCCGCGCCCGCCGTGGGGGGTCGCCTCGACATGACGAAGAAGCCCGAGAAGGCGGCTGTCGACGACCGTCCGCCCTTCGACGCGGACGCCACCTGA
- a CDS encoding DNA-3-methyladenine glycosylase I, producing the protein MTDGAALPGPDGAPRCPWALSAEDYLAYHDEEWGHPVHGDDALFERLSLEAFQSGLSWITILRRRPGFRTAFAGFRIAAVAEFTDSDRERLLADAGIIRNRAKIDATLGNARVLAGWAPGDLDTLIWSHAPDPDGRPAPVTLADVLPVTPESTALSKALKKQGLRFVGPTTAYALMQACGLVDDHLKDCAARQT; encoded by the coding sequence GTGACCGACGGAGCCGCCCTTCCCGGCCCGGACGGCGCCCCGCGCTGTCCCTGGGCCCTGTCCGCCGAGGACTACCTCGCCTACCACGACGAGGAGTGGGGCCACCCGGTCCACGGGGACGACGCCCTGTTCGAGCGGCTCAGCCTGGAGGCCTTCCAGTCCGGCCTGTCGTGGATCACGATCCTGCGCCGCCGTCCGGGCTTCCGTACCGCCTTCGCCGGCTTCCGGATCGCGGCCGTCGCGGAGTTCACCGACTCCGACCGGGAGCGTCTGCTCGCCGACGCCGGCATCATCCGCAATCGCGCCAAGATCGACGCGACCCTGGGCAACGCGCGGGTACTGGCCGGATGGGCGCCCGGCGACCTGGACACCCTGATCTGGTCGCACGCCCCCGACCCGGACGGCCGCCCGGCTCCGGTGACGCTCGCCGACGTCCTCCCGGTCACCCCCGAGTCGACGGCGCTGTCCAAGGCCCTGAAGAAGCAGGGCCTGCGCTTCGTCGGCCCGACCACGGCATACGCGCTGATGCAGGCCTGTGGCCTGGTCGACGACCACCTGAAGGACTGCGCGGCCCGACAGACCTGA
- a CDS encoding trypsin-like peptidase domain-containing protein: protein MNEGKPPKAGPSGEQEQPDGPGGDGDFELERPAPSGGSDDFELARPATPPADTGDDYELHRPPSAGTRGPGLPKDVEPAGAIEPRESGVAPEPARPATSAEPAGAVVSGAPGESAGAIEPRESGVAPEPARPATSAEPAGAVVSGAPGEPAGAIEPRESGVAPEPARPATSAEPAGAVVSGAPGESAGAIEPRESGVAPEPARPAGAGLLGGRSEQPRPLHDPDPYSTPPYGEPGPWASAPPVQRPAATPVQDTSVPVPSPEPGALPHGMPAPAAPAPHAPDASHSATVPAPAAPAVFQAQDAPAADAQAPADPWRRYDPWAAVAASAPLQQTGGVVATEGQRRKRAKRTLAGFVLVVALVSGSVGGIVGTQLERNGGVGSVELPQAEGKPAGRDPGSIAGIAAQALPSVVTLHVSGASSAGTGTGFVLDDRGHILTNDHVVQPAGRDGEITVTFHSGDTAEATVVGRDSGYDLAVVKVKGVSRLAPLPLGNSDNVQVGDPVVAIGAPFDLAGTVTAGIISARERPITAGGGQGDGSDVSYVDALQTDAPINPGNSGGPLLDAEGHVIGINSAIRSAGSGGGEAGGGQAGSIGLGFAIPVNQGKRVAEELINTGRATHPVIGITLDMDYAGDGARVGARGSDGGPPVSSGGPGDKAGIRAGDVITKVDGQRVHSGEELIVKTRAHRPGDRLELTLERDGTEREVSLVLGSSGGD from the coding sequence ATGAACGAGGGGAAGCCTCCGAAGGCGGGCCCGTCAGGAGAGCAGGAACAGCCGGACGGGCCGGGCGGGGACGGGGACTTCGAGCTGGAGCGCCCGGCGCCGTCGGGCGGCTCCGACGACTTCGAACTCGCGCGGCCCGCCACGCCCCCGGCCGACACGGGGGACGACTACGAACTGCACCGGCCCCCGAGTGCCGGGACGAGGGGGCCCGGCCTGCCAAAGGACGTCGAGCCCGCGGGAGCCATCGAGCCGCGTGAGTCCGGCGTGGCTCCGGAGCCCGCCCGGCCCGCCACGTCCGCCGAGCCTGCCGGGGCCGTCGTGTCCGGTGCCCCCGGCGAGTCCGCGGGAGCCATCGAGCCGCGTGAGTCCGGCGTGGCTCCGGAGCCCGCCCGGCCCGCCACGTCCGCCGAGCCTGCCGGGGCCGTCGTGTCCGGTGCCCCCGGCGAGCCCGCGGGAGCCATCGAGCCGCGTGAGTCCGGCGTGGCTCCGGAGCCCGCCCGGCCCGCCACGTCCGCCGAGCCTGCCGGGGCCGTCGTGTCCGGTGCCCCCGGCGAGTCCGCGGGAGCCATCGAGCCGCGTGAGTCCGGCGTGGCTCCGGAGCCCGCCCGGCCCGCCGGGGCCGGTCTCCTCGGAGGTCGGTCCGAGCAGCCTCGGCCGTTGCACGACCCCGATCCCTACAGCACTCCGCCGTACGGTGAGCCGGGCCCCTGGGCGTCCGCACCCCCGGTTCAGCGCCCGGCGGCAACTCCCGTGCAGGACACATCGGTTCCGGTGCCGTCCCCGGAGCCGGGCGCCCTGCCGCACGGCATGCCCGCGCCCGCTGCTCCCGCTCCCCACGCCCCGGACGCGAGCCACTCCGCAACCGTGCCCGCGCCCGCAGCCCCCGCCGTATTCCAGGCTCAGGACGCTCCGGCGGCGGATGCGCAGGCGCCGGCCGACCCCTGGCGGCGTTACGACCCCTGGGCCGCCGTCGCGGCGAGCGCCCCGTTGCAGCAGACCGGTGGCGTGGTCGCCACGGAGGGGCAGCGGCGCAAGCGGGCCAAAAGGACGCTCGCCGGCTTCGTGCTGGTGGTCGCGCTCGTCTCCGGCAGCGTCGGTGGGATCGTCGGCACCCAGCTGGAGCGCAACGGCGGTGTCGGTTCCGTGGAACTCCCGCAGGCCGAGGGCAAGCCCGCCGGACGGGACCCCGGAAGCATCGCCGGGATCGCCGCGCAGGCCCTGCCCAGCGTCGTCACCCTGCACGTCAGCGGGGCGTCGTCGGCGGGCACCGGCACCGGATTCGTGCTCGACGACCGCGGACACATCCTCACCAACGACCACGTCGTGCAGCCCGCCGGACGCGACGGCGAGATCACCGTGACCTTTCACAGCGGCGACACCGCCGAGGCCACGGTCGTCGGCCGGGACAGCGGCTACGACCTCGCCGTGGTGAAGGTCAAGGGCGTCAGCCGGCTTGCCCCCCTGCCCCTCGGCAACTCGGACAACGTGCAGGTGGGCGATCCCGTCGTCGCCATCGGCGCCCCCTTCGACCTGGCCGGCACGGTCACCGCCGGCATCATCAGCGCGCGCGAGCGCCCCATCACGGCGGGCGGCGGGCAGGGCGACGGCAGTGACGTGTCCTACGTCGACGCCCTGCAGACCGACGCGCCGATCAACCCCGGCAACTCCGGCGGCCCCCTGCTCGACGCCGAGGGCCACGTGATCGGCATCAACTCCGCCATCCGCTCCGCAGGCAGCGGCGGCGGCGAGGCCGGGGGCGGCCAGGCCGGCTCCATAGGCCTCGGCTTCGCCATCCCGGTCAACCAGGGCAAGCGCGTCGCCGAGGAACTGATCAACACCGGCAGGGCGACCCACCCGGTGATCGGCATCACCCTGGACATGGACTACGCCGGCGACGGCGCCCGCGTCGGCGCCAGGGGCAGCGACGGCGGCCCCCCGGTCAGCAGCGGCGGTCCCGGGGACAAGGCCGGGATCAGGGCCGGCGACGTCATCACGAAGGTCGACGGGCAGCGCGTCCACTCCGGTGAGGAGCTCATCGTCAAGACCCGTGCCCACCGTCCCGGAGACCGCCTGGAGCTCACCCTGGAGCGGGACGGCACGGAGCGTGAGGTCTCGCTCGTCCTCGGCTCCTCCGGCGGCGACTAG
- a CDS encoding enoyl-CoA hydratase/isomerase family protein: MADTVLYEVNDGLATITLNRPEAMNALNVAAKVALRDAVRSAADDDGVRAVLLTAAGDRAFCVGQDLKEHIGLLAADREDSGDRTMSTVREHYNPIVMALAGAAKPVVAAVNGVAAGAGFGFALAADYRIVADTAAFNTSFAGVALTADSGISWALPRVVGPSRATDLLLFPRSITAQEAYDLGIANRLVPAAELRAEARKTARALAAGPTVAYAALKESVAYGLTHSLEEALAKEDELQTRAGASEDHTIAVQAFVNKEKPKYQGR; the protein is encoded by the coding sequence ATGGCCGACACCGTGCTCTACGAGGTGAACGACGGACTCGCGACCATCACGCTGAACCGCCCGGAGGCGATGAACGCGCTGAACGTGGCGGCGAAGGTCGCGCTCCGGGACGCGGTCCGGTCCGCGGCGGACGACGACGGCGTACGAGCCGTGCTGCTGACCGCCGCCGGTGACCGGGCGTTCTGCGTCGGGCAGGATCTCAAGGAGCACATCGGGCTGCTGGCCGCCGACCGCGAGGACAGCGGCGACCGCACGATGAGCACGGTGCGCGAGCACTACAACCCGATCGTGATGGCGCTCGCCGGGGCCGCGAAGCCGGTGGTCGCCGCGGTGAACGGGGTCGCGGCCGGAGCGGGCTTCGGCTTCGCCCTGGCGGCGGACTACCGGATCGTGGCCGACACGGCGGCGTTCAACACGTCGTTCGCGGGAGTCGCGCTGACCGCCGACTCCGGGATCTCCTGGGCGCTGCCGCGGGTCGTCGGCCCGAGCCGCGCCACCGACCTGCTGCTCTTCCCCCGCAGCATCACGGCCCAGGAGGCGTACGACCTCGGGATCGCGAACCGGCTGGTCCCGGCCGCCGAGCTGCGCGCGGAGGCTCGGAAGACGGCGCGGGCGCTGGCCGCGGGGCCGACGGTGGCGTACGCGGCGCTGAAGGAGTCGGTGGCGTACGGGCTCACCCACTCCCTGGAGGAGGCCCTGGCGAAGGAGGACGAGCTCCAGACCCGGGCGGGTGCCTCCGAGGACCACACGATCGCCGTGCAGGCCTTCGTCAACAAGGAGAAGCCGAAGTACCAGGGACGCTGA
- the folP gene encoding dihydropteroate synthase gives MLRLGRREFAPHEPVIMAIVNRTPDSFYDRGATFRDEPALARVERAVAEGAAIIDIGGVKAGPGEEVSAEEEARRTVGFVAGVRRRFPDVVISVDTWRHEVGEAVCEAGADVLNDAWGGVDPLLAEVAARYGAGLVCTHAGGALPRTRPHRVEYEDVMADILDRTLGLAERAVSLGVPRESVMIDPGHDFGKNTRHSLEATRRLDEMVATGWPVLVSLSNKDFVGETLDRPVKERLLGTLATTAVSAWLGARVYRVHEVAETRQVLDMVASIAGRRPPAVARRGLA, from the coding sequence ATGCTCAGGCTGGGCAGGCGGGAATTCGCACCGCACGAGCCGGTGATCATGGCGATCGTGAACCGGACCCCGGACTCCTTCTACGACCGGGGCGCGACCTTCCGCGACGAACCGGCGCTCGCGCGCGTGGAGCGGGCGGTGGCCGAGGGCGCCGCGATCATCGACATCGGCGGGGTGAAGGCCGGGCCGGGCGAGGAGGTGTCCGCCGAGGAGGAGGCCCGGCGGACGGTCGGTTTCGTCGCCGGGGTGCGGCGGCGCTTCCCGGACGTCGTGATCAGTGTGGACACCTGGCGGCACGAGGTCGGCGAGGCCGTGTGCGAGGCGGGGGCGGACGTGCTGAACGACGCCTGGGGCGGGGTCGATCCGCTGCTCGCGGAGGTCGCCGCGCGGTACGGCGCCGGACTGGTGTGCACCCACGCGGGAGGCGCCCTGCCGCGGACCCGGCCGCACCGGGTGGAGTACGAGGACGTGATGGCCGACATCCTGGACCGGACGCTGGGGCTGGCGGAGCGTGCGGTCTCCCTGGGCGTGCCGCGGGAGTCGGTGATGATCGACCCCGGGCACGACTTCGGCAAGAACACCCGGCACAGCCTCGAGGCGACGCGGCGGCTGGACGAGATGGTCGCCACCGGGTGGCCGGTGCTGGTGTCGCTGTCCAACAAGGACTTCGTCGGTGAGACGTTGGACCGGCCGGTCAAGGAGCGGCTGCTGGGGACGTTGGCGACGACCGCGGTGTCCGCGTGGTTGGGGGCGCGGGTGTACCGGGTGCACGAGGTGGCGGAGACGCGGCAGGTGCTGGACATGGTGGCGTCGATCGCGGGCCGCCGCCCGCCGGCGGTGGCCCGGCGGGGGCTGGCGTAG